Proteins encoded within one genomic window of Victivallis lenta:
- a CDS encoding ArsR/SmtB family transcription factor, with protein MRLRILECLDLHGESTVSEIISGVSGPQSAVSQHLNKMRLAGIVACRREGRQIFYRIAAVNAVTILNCLRSKYRSLRESGSPEART; from the coding sequence TTGCGGCTGCGGATACTCGAGTGCCTCGATCTGCATGGCGAATCGACGGTCAGCGAGATCATCTCCGGAGTCTCCGGTCCGCAGAGCGCGGTTTCGCAGCATCTGAACAAGATGCGTCTGGCCGGGATCGTCGCATGCCGCCGTGAGGGCCGGCAGATCTTCTATCGGATCGCGGCGGTCAATGCGGTTACGATTTTGAACTGTCTGCGCAGCAAATACCGTTCTCTGCGCGAATCCGGTTCTCCGGAAGCGCGGACGTAA
- a CDS encoding sugar-binding domain-containing protein translates to MIRALFSALLLGTLAAAGADHVYFPETRIARVAPEKLHDQDLSKAFRKTAGERTDISLNGFWRFTLCEKEQETPPPLSEEWGYFLVPGFWRMGAMCNFFRTSDGRAVEKVRGKSYNDYRQGWYFREFATPPESAGRQTLLKFDALYTKGIVVVNGQRVPLPEHQPRLKCNTPAFQVDITRYLRPEGEKNTIYVATSPEDLPGDAARAGLQDNVWLCTRPLRNFGNPRVFTFVKARKLRIDFHGGTLPESFDGTLEFTFRDAATGETVHTERRPFAPTVTLDYVTPKLWSVDEPNLYYLDCRLTSNGAGIVDAATLRFGFRELTAENGRFLLNGKPVMVNTDSSWQGMWAPLWHTMENMTRKSIRLMKLFGINAAYTQRMNAASFYDIADEEGFLCIERIELTYDEYNTHTAEECLALWRSLAREAVDSGRFDNHPSVAAVLINIYYQMSASANNPAYTAMSRNAKEHLYRLPDGTEELRSGGDPNLPGDPTIRSEKLNLVADHVHEYFPDAEVLTGASGHVKNAYGIHLYHTWGAPFAELAAFFERYSKERAVTVYCGEYAIPYHGSYAHLNLWGQIRNKPEFYYWLENAARILGPAAYREKTVTATFAWDGARNDLLAAGSGHDGFDQNLEYDFIADFYAKILAESVNRTVFFWRYDGLSGLAPFEYVSGRFLTAARSCPPAPRLDGDLTRPGVKPESLIGSHVLPLFDPFGPELDFRPNLVSTPFRQAMKKTICKIVGAGRDYYEDDHAFWSGETLRKGFGVIHMGEKTLDGTVEIVLLDGSGAAAAKTELPLRLAPFTQKIVPFELKLPKTGVRREYTLHVRYLSDAPDAPELAAAQKIQLFPQVLPAVRKIALYGGKPEFVSALKQLGYEIVPVNTFDRLDPALPLVVAPGAIRDRKDLPDFSALADKRGIRTLVMEQPRNASPELMKIRSRQAFINAPSHPVLEGFSDVDFSYWRGSHSLDPAYGIAEPGHVWSNASWTDWGNRGMVAANVFRRPQTGNLLSLLVSGFDLYQTPLLEYRGPNGGWIGSQLEIGERLLLDPVATTVFCRMIDYLAERRPAYGEVGFSGGEKGRALLDKFGVRYRESDLENLASLRLLILSDPDWKELEKRSLQLSDYVYNGGKILYLHTGGNWYGSWLPFPMEMKRSAKTEKAVTLTPGNGNWMEGWSECELYWRGKPELPEFSRFPKSADATSPAVLVRVNHGCGSYFFSSLTPESFDTGKMAAAKYARLISAVLTSHGAALANSASPYLPDRSLTIPLRNLRWEFSLDPNDEGLAENRQSGFDGSGKWLSGQQTLGGESVRPGVGYEAFLERDYAGVSFYRLRFKLTAEQATAKNMRAELGTINSSDRTFLNGKEIGSSAAGRRVYRIPDGLLKPGENTLVIRVESRKKPGGLVDAAIQLSNTDGVTSFWKRLYPGGDRDYNYNPDWIRQY, encoded by the coding sequence ATGATTCGAGCTTTGTTTTCCGCGCTCCTTCTCGGGACGCTTGCCGCAGCCGGAGCGGATCACGTTTACTTCCCGGAGACGCGCATTGCGCGCGTCGCGCCGGAGAAACTCCACGATCAGGATCTCTCAAAGGCGTTCCGCAAAACCGCCGGAGAGCGCACCGACATCAGCCTCAACGGCTTCTGGAGATTCACGCTCTGCGAAAAGGAACAGGAGACCCCTCCGCCGCTTTCGGAGGAGTGGGGATACTTTCTCGTGCCGGGTTTCTGGAGGATGGGAGCGATGTGCAACTTCTTCCGCACAAGCGACGGACGGGCCGTCGAAAAAGTGCGCGGCAAATCGTACAACGACTATCGCCAGGGGTGGTATTTCCGGGAGTTCGCCACGCCACCGGAGAGCGCCGGACGGCAGACGCTTCTGAAATTTGACGCGCTCTACACGAAAGGAATCGTGGTCGTGAACGGACAGCGCGTTCCCCTGCCCGAACATCAGCCGCGCCTCAAATGCAACACTCCCGCCTTCCAGGTCGACATCACGCGGTATCTGCGTCCGGAAGGGGAGAAAAATACGATTTACGTCGCGACCTCACCGGAAGATCTGCCGGGAGATGCGGCTCGCGCCGGACTTCAGGACAACGTCTGGCTCTGCACGCGGCCGTTGCGGAACTTCGGAAATCCCCGGGTATTTACTTTTGTAAAGGCGCGGAAACTGCGGATCGACTTCCACGGTGGCACGCTGCCGGAATCGTTCGACGGCACGCTGGAATTCACCTTCCGCGACGCCGCGACCGGGGAGACGGTCCACACCGAACGCCGTCCCTTCGCTCCGACAGTCACGCTCGACTACGTCACGCCGAAGCTCTGGAGCGTCGACGAACCGAACCTCTACTACCTCGACTGCCGCCTCACGTCGAACGGGGCCGGCATCGTCGACGCAGCCACGCTGCGCTTCGGATTCCGCGAACTGACCGCCGAAAACGGCCGGTTCCTGCTGAACGGCAAACCGGTCATGGTCAACACCGACTCCTCGTGGCAGGGAATGTGGGCCCCGTTGTGGCACACGATGGAAAACATGACGCGCAAGAGCATCCGGCTGATGAAGCTCTTCGGCATCAACGCGGCCTACACGCAGCGCATGAATGCCGCCTCCTTCTACGACATCGCCGACGAGGAGGGGTTCCTCTGCATCGAGCGGATCGAGCTCACCTACGACGAGTACAACACGCACACCGCCGAAGAGTGCCTCGCCCTGTGGCGTTCGCTCGCGCGGGAGGCTGTCGACTCCGGCCGGTTCGACAATCACCCGTCGGTGGCGGCCGTTCTGATCAACATCTATTATCAGATGTCGGCAAGTGCGAACAATCCGGCCTACACCGCGATGTCGAGAAACGCGAAGGAGCATCTCTACCGCCTGCCGGACGGCACGGAGGAACTCCGCAGCGGCGGCGATCCGAATCTTCCCGGCGATCCGACGATCCGCTCGGAGAAACTCAATCTCGTCGCCGATCACGTGCACGAATATTTCCCGGACGCCGAAGTGCTGACCGGCGCCTCCGGCCATGTGAAAAATGCCTACGGAATCCACCTCTATCACACCTGGGGCGCGCCGTTCGCGGAACTGGCGGCGTTTTTCGAGCGTTACTCGAAAGAGCGCGCCGTAACGGTCTACTGTGGAGAATACGCCATTCCGTACCACGGCTCCTACGCCCATCTGAATCTGTGGGGTCAGATCCGCAACAAGCCGGAGTTCTACTACTGGCTGGAGAACGCCGCGCGCATCCTCGGGCCCGCCGCCTACCGCGAAAAAACCGTCACGGCGACATTCGCCTGGGACGGCGCCCGCAACGACCTGCTCGCCGCCGGCTCCGGACACGACGGGTTTGATCAAAACCTGGAATACGATTTCATTGCCGACTTCTACGCGAAGATTCTGGCCGAATCGGTGAACCGGACGGTCTTTTTCTGGCGGTACGACGGGCTCTCCGGCCTCGCGCCGTTCGAGTATGTTTCGGGCCGCTTTCTCACGGCGGCGCGCTCATGCCCGCCCGCCCCGCGGCTCGACGGCGACCTGACGCGGCCCGGCGTGAAACCGGAATCGCTGATCGGCTCCCATGTGCTGCCGCTCTTCGATCCGTTCGGACCGGAGCTCGATTTCCGCCCGAATCTCGTTTCGACCCCGTTCCGGCAGGCGATGAAAAAAACCATCTGCAAAATCGTCGGAGCGGGCAGGGATTACTACGAGGACGACCACGCCTTCTGGAGCGGGGAGACACTCCGCAAGGGATTCGGCGTCATCCACATGGGAGAAAAAACGCTGGACGGCACGGTCGAAATCGTCCTGCTCGACGGTTCCGGCGCGGCGGCGGCGAAAACCGAATTGCCGCTGCGACTCGCCCCGTTCACCCAAAAGATCGTTCCATTCGAGCTGAAGCTGCCGAAAACGGGCGTCCGGCGGGAGTATACTTTGCATGTGCGGTATCTTTCCGATGCGCCCGATGCGCCGGAACTCGCCGCCGCGCAGAAGATCCAGCTCTTCCCGCAGGTTCTCCCGGCCGTCCGGAAAATAGCGCTCTACGGCGGAAAGCCGGAATTCGTTTCGGCGCTGAAACAGCTCGGCTACGAGATCGTCCCGGTCAATACATTCGACCGGCTCGACCCGGCGCTGCCGCTCGTGGTCGCTCCCGGCGCAATCCGCGACCGGAAGGACCTGCCCGACTTCTCCGCGCTCGCCGACAAACGCGGAATCCGGACACTCGTGATGGAACAGCCCCGGAACGCCTCGCCGGAGCTGATGAAAATCCGCAGCCGTCAGGCGTTCATCAACGCCCCCTCACACCCCGTGCTGGAGGGATTTTCCGACGTGGATTTCTCCTACTGGCGCGGCAGTCACTCGCTGGATCCGGCCTACGGCATCGCCGAACCGGGACACGTCTGGTCGAACGCCTCCTGGACCGACTGGGGCAACCGCGGCATGGTCGCGGCCAACGTCTTCCGCCGCCCGCAGACCGGAAACCTCCTGTCGCTGCTGGTCAGCGGCTTCGACCTCTATCAGACGCCGCTGCTGGAGTACCGCGGCCCGAACGGCGGTTGGATCGGCTCTCAGCTCGAAATCGGCGAACGACTGCTGCTCGACCCGGTTGCGACCACCGTGTTCTGCCGCATGATCGACTATCTCGCCGAACGTCGCCCGGCATATGGGGAGGTCGGGTTCTCCGGAGGAGAAAAAGGCAGAGCGCTGCTCGACAAATTCGGCGTCCGCTATCGCGAAAGCGACCTCGAAAACCTCGCCTCGCTCCGGCTGCTGATCCTCTCCGACCCCGACTGGAAGGAGCTCGAAAAACGGAGTCTCCAACTCTCCGACTACGTCTACAACGGCGGGAAGATTCTCTATCTGCACACTGGCGGGAACTGGTACGGTTCGTGGCTGCCGTTCCCGATGGAAATGAAACGCTCCGCGAAGACGGAAAAAGCAGTCACGCTCACTCCCGGAAACGGAAACTGGATGGAGGGATGGAGCGAATGCGAACTCTACTGGCGCGGCAAACCCGAACTGCCGGAATTTTCCAGGTTTCCGAAGAGTGCGGACGCGACCTCCCCGGCGGTTCTGGTCCGGGTGAACCATGGCTGCGGCAGCTACTTCTTCAGTTCGCTCACGCCGGAGAGCTTCGACACGGGGAAAATGGCCGCTGCGAAATATGCCCGTCTGATCTCCGCAGTGCTGACGTCACACGGCGCGGCCCTGGCGAACAGCGCATCGCCCTATCTGCCGGATCGCAGTCTCACGATTCCGCTACGAAATCTGCGCTGGGAGTTCTCGCTCGACCCGAATGACGAGGGACTCGCCGAAAACCGGCAGTCCGGGTTCGACGGTTCCGGCAAATGGCTCAGCGGTCAGCAGACACTCGGCGGCGAATCGGTCCGGCCCGGAGTCGGTTACGAGGCGTTTCTCGAACGCGACTACGCTGGGGTGAGCTTCTACCGGCTGCGCTTCAAACTGACCGCGGAACAGGCCACGGCGAAGAACATGCGCGCCGAACTCGGAACCATCAACAGCTCAGACCGCACTTTCCTGAACGGAAAAGAGATCGGCTCCTCCGCCGCAGGCCGCCGCGTCTACCGGATTCCGGACGGATTGCTCAAGCCGGGAGAAAACACGCTCGTCATCCGGGTCGAGAGCCGGAAGAAACCCGGCGGACTCGTCGACGCCGCAATCCAGCTCTCCAACACCGACGGCGTCACGAGCTTCTGGAAGCGGCTCTACCCCGGCGGCGACCGCGACTACAACTACAATCCGGACTGGATCCGGCAATACTGA
- a CDS encoding type II secretion system protein yields the protein MKQRQQYENKRRRFSAAQTNRSSLFTLIELLVVIAIIAILASMLLPALNQARERSRSISCLNNMKQITTGIITYSLSNGDAIITQGLNGGITYMSVMVKTNVLPESEQLSRCPKAGPHPSVTDVEDQVRRFCYPINVDCFFSDGTKCSGEDNSSPRVKEGDITTLLFKKIKSPSKFPLLMEGRVPTLDPYVMRFNLGASGQEGWMALSWAAHNPQRINMSWADGHANAATRTEQYENWNKGNWWNSTLEWTW from the coding sequence ATGAAACAGAGACAACAGTACGAAAACAAACGCCGCCGCTTCTCCGCCGCCCAAACGAACCGCAGCAGCCTCTTCACGCTCATCGAGCTCCTCGTGGTGATTGCGATCATTGCGATTCTCGCTTCGATGCTGCTGCCCGCGCTGAACCAGGCGCGCGAACGGAGCCGCAGCATCTCCTGCCTCAACAACATGAAACAGATCACCACCGGCATCATCACCTACAGTCTGTCGAACGGGGATGCGATCATTACGCAGGGACTGAACGGCGGCATCACCTACATGAGCGTCATGGTTAAAACAAACGTGCTGCCGGAATCGGAACAGCTCAGCCGCTGTCCGAAGGCCGGGCCGCATCCATCCGTCACGGACGTCGAGGATCAGGTACGCCGATTCTGTTATCCGATCAACGTCGACTGCTTCTTCTCGGACGGAACGAAATGTTCGGGGGAGGACAATTCCAGTCCGCGTGTCAAGGAGGGTGACATCACGACTCTGCTGTTCAAGAAGATCAAGAGTCCTTCGAAGTTTCCGCTTCTGATGGAGGGGCGCGTGCCGACACTCGACCCTTATGTCATGCGCTTCAATCTCGGAGCTTCCGGCCAGGAGGGCTGGATGGCGCTCTCGTGGGCCGCGCACAACCCGCAGCGAATCAACATGTCCTGGGCGGACGGCCACGCGAACGCCGCCACCCGCACCGAGCAGTATGAAAACTGGAACAAGGGGAACTGGTGGAACAGCACGCTCGAATGGACCTGGTAA
- a CDS encoding glycosyl hydrolase: MNVSISTGSCRTLPFWAWNGRLDSGELRRQIRIFREMGYGGFFMHARTGLDTGYLCAEWFDAVRTCIDEARRTGLEAWLYDEDRYASGSGSGEIGRNRRFRRRTLEVERLETPRYRRNDLAWFAGELRGSMLRNCRRLQRGDELREGESFLRFHVRFDRANSWNNGGYYSDMMNAEGIRQFIRMTHERYARECGAEFGGVIPGLFSDEPNCSNWTEAMERKFAQRYGIDLFDHLPELFFEVEGESCSRIRYLMANLRTELLESAFAVQAAEWCRRHGLLYTGHVFGEENVITQTRNCGSAMRFVRHMDIPGVDLLSDHQLIYDAMLQTASVAHQNGGRRVLSESFAGTGWDYPLYAQKACMEWQLALGVTQFCSHLAFYTLRGEAKRDYPPSIHYQSPYFRVEKILQDHIASIGTLLGSGNPVRPILVVHPLESTWFWKPLTACTRADYESESRRLPRLRNMLLRAKLAFDYGDEAMLSEIGSVDGKNLRVGCASYVAAVVPELRTIRSTTLKLLEQFADAGGKVVYLGAAPGFVDALPHPDAGRIYQKFRPVTLAELPAALAAEQTVSVRDGNGNFVEPLLFNEVCGENGERRLFLCNTGCPLPLGSDMDAKSADERTLTIPRAFIRWKGDPARIPLELDPTTGTRRRVNAFFRNGWWEFETNFGRLESRLFATAGEEAAKAAEAPLPPAESVKILHHSSGPWFVQPDEPNVLVLDFAEYSFGGAVAGYGHVREADAAARRLLGEPERSHEMVQPWKQRQMRKSSRCVGATLRFRFDCREKPEKISLALEEADRYEIVLNGRPVEFRDSGFWCDASLRMTPLPPDALRMGENILELSCRYCGDMSGFEAVYLLGEFGVFENELTLPVRTVSPGDWGMQGYPYYSGNMNCSFEFEWNEPAGTPAFPWIPEWRGTAIGIAVNGGEPRIALLHPERLNLGKELKPGRNLIEITVYGSRRNSFGPFGADPGDMVDPSDFNYASPGARHLKSFGLLSEVRIATVVASPSRELKPPAPHRDESPRFQPLSE, from the coding sequence ATGAACGTTTCGATTTCCACCGGCTCCTGCCGCACGCTGCCGTTCTGGGCGTGGAACGGCAGGCTCGACAGCGGGGAGCTGCGCCGCCAGATCCGGATTTTCCGGGAGATGGGGTACGGCGGATTTTTCATGCACGCCCGCACCGGGCTCGACACCGGATATCTCTGCGCGGAGTGGTTCGACGCCGTCCGCACCTGCATCGACGAGGCGCGCCGCACGGGGCTCGAAGCATGGCTCTACGACGAAGACCGTTATGCCTCCGGCTCCGGCTCCGGCGAAATCGGCCGGAACCGCCGTTTCCGCAGACGCACGCTGGAAGTCGAACGGCTTGAAACTCCGCGCTACCGCCGGAACGATCTGGCCTGGTTCGCCGGAGAACTCCGCGGCAGTATGCTCCGCAACTGCCGCCGTCTCCAGCGCGGCGACGAACTGCGCGAGGGGGAGTCGTTCCTCCGTTTTCACGTGCGGTTCGACCGGGCGAACTCATGGAACAACGGCGGATACTATTCCGACATGATGAATGCCGAAGGCATCCGGCAGTTCATCCGCATGACACACGAACGGTACGCACGCGAATGCGGCGCGGAATTCGGCGGCGTCATCCCCGGCCTCTTCTCGGACGAACCGAACTGTTCAAACTGGACGGAGGCGATGGAGCGGAAATTCGCACAACGATACGGCATCGATCTATTCGATCACCTGCCGGAACTTTTTTTCGAAGTCGAAGGCGAAAGCTGTTCGCGAATCCGTTACCTGATGGCGAATCTCCGGACGGAACTGCTGGAATCGGCCTTCGCCGTGCAGGCGGCCGAATGGTGCCGCAGACACGGACTGCTCTACACCGGACACGTGTTCGGCGAGGAGAACGTCATCACCCAGACCCGGAACTGCGGTTCGGCCATGCGGTTCGTGCGGCACATGGATATTCCGGGGGTCGATCTGCTCAGCGACCATCAGCTCATCTACGACGCGATGCTCCAGACCGCCTCGGTCGCGCATCAGAACGGCGGCCGCCGGGTGTTGAGCGAGTCGTTCGCCGGAACCGGCTGGGATTATCCGCTCTATGCGCAGAAGGCGTGCATGGAGTGGCAGCTTGCGCTCGGGGTCACACAATTCTGCAGCCATCTGGCGTTCTATACGCTCCGGGGCGAGGCGAAGCGGGACTATCCGCCGAGCATCCACTACCAATCGCCTTACTTCCGCGTGGAAAAAATCCTGCAGGATCACATTGCATCCATCGGCACTCTGCTCGGTTCGGGAAATCCGGTGCGGCCGATCCTGGTTGTGCATCCGCTCGAATCGACCTGGTTCTGGAAGCCGCTCACAGCCTGCACGCGGGCCGATTACGAAAGCGAAAGCCGCCGACTGCCGCGCCTGCGCAACATGCTGCTGCGCGCTAAACTTGCGTTCGACTACGGCGACGAGGCGATGCTCTCCGAAATCGGGAGCGTCGATGGGAAAAACCTGCGCGTCGGCTGCGCCTCCTACGTCGCAGCGGTGGTGCCGGAACTCCGGACGATCCGCTCAACGACCCTGAAACTGCTCGAACAATTCGCCGATGCCGGAGGGAAAGTCGTCTATCTCGGAGCGGCTCCCGGGTTCGTCGACGCGCTCCCCCACCCCGACGCGGGCCGCATTTATCAGAAGTTCCGTCCCGTGACGCTCGCAGAACTGCCGGCGGCACTCGCTGCCGAGCAAACCGTCTCCGTGCGCGACGGAAATGGAAACTTCGTCGAGCCGCTCCTCTTCAACGAGGTGTGTGGGGAAAACGGGGAACGGCGGCTTTTCCTCTGCAACACGGGCTGTCCGCTGCCGCTCGGGAGCGACATGGATGCGAAGAGCGCCGACGAACGGACGCTGACGATCCCGCGTGCGTTCATCCGCTGGAAGGGGGATCCCGCCCGCATTCCGCTCGAACTCGATCCGACGACCGGGACGCGCCGCAGAGTGAATGCGTTTTTCCGGAACGGCTGGTGGGAGTTCGAAACGAATTTCGGACGGCTCGAATCACGGCTCTTTGCAACTGCCGGAGAGGAAGCGGCCAAAGCTGCGGAAGCCCCCCTTCCCCCGGCGGAATCCGTGAAAATTCTGCATCACTCCTCCGGGCCATGGTTCGTTCAGCCGGACGAGCCGAATGTTCTCGTGCTCGATTTTGCGGAATACTCCTTCGGCGGCGCGGTTGCCGGATACGGCCATGTGCGCGAGGCGGACGCGGCGGCGCGACGGCTGCTCGGAGAACCCGAACGCAGTCACGAGATGGTTCAACCATGGAAGCAGCGGCAGATGAGAAAGAGCAGCCGCTGCGTCGGTGCGACCCTGCGTTTCCGCTTCGACTGCCGCGAAAAACCGGAGAAGATTTCGCTCGCGCTCGAAGAGGCGGATCGATATGAAATTGTGCTGAACGGCCGTCCGGTCGAATTCCGGGACAGCGGCTTCTGGTGCGACGCGAGTTTGCGGATGACGCCGCTCCCGCCGGATGCGCTGCGAATGGGAGAAAACATCCTCGAACTGAGCTGTCGCTACTGCGGAGACATGAGTGGATTCGAGGCGGTCTATCTGCTCGGGGAGTTCGGCGTCTTCGAGAACGAGCTGACCCTTCCGGTGCGGACGGTATCGCCGGGCGACTGGGGAATGCAGGGTTACCCGTACTACTCCGGAAACATGAACTGCAGTTTCGAGTTCGAGTGGAACGAACCGGCCGGCACGCCGGCATTTCCGTGGATTCCGGAATGGCGCGGTACGGCCATCGGCATCGCCGTGAACGGCGGAGAACCCCGCATTGCGCTGCTGCATCCGGAACGGCTGAATCTGGGAAAAGAGCTCAAACCCGGCCGCAACCTCATCGAGATCACCGTCTACGGAAGCCGCCGCAACTCGTTCGGTCCATTCGGCGCGGATCCCGGCGACATGGTCGATCCGTCGGATTTCAACTATGCCTCTCCCGGTGCCCGGCATCTGAAGTCGTTCGGGCTGCTGAGCGAAGTCAGGATCGCAACCGTCGTCGCCTCCCCGAGCAGAGAGCTGAAGCCTCCCGCGCCGCACCGGGATGAGTCCCCCCGTTTTCAACCCTTGTCGGAATAA
- a CDS encoding helix-turn-helix domain-containing protein → MIVKRVMLMVEWQVGQLVHGVVDYARTRNWHLILWHAGDVRKALREWRGDGVIAGVLYPDLFARKTVSGVDWKLVSLVPLKGPTLPYTLVREDDAAIGRLAAEYFIRCGYENFGVYSASPRGKSFGETLKKHGVGRCARLSTNAPEKLPGWLVRLPKPCAVFAENDWDASDVINSALLSGIAVPSELSVLGVGNDDCVCHAPAISLSSIDSRLYQIGRCAAEELDRLIDGGKPDKNGIFIPPAPIPIERESMDFAVRGEPRIREIVDYMRGHLEQRLPIHSLALRFGLSDSALYKLFASEFRASPKQILLELRLKQADAMLRMGNFTMKQIAEGAGFPTLGAFFEVFKEKYGCTPGQWRKSLSRFTTMQEEQR, encoded by the coding sequence ATGATCGTCAAACGCGTGATGCTGATGGTGGAGTGGCAGGTCGGACAGCTGGTCCACGGCGTGGTCGATTATGCCCGCACACGCAACTGGCATCTGATTCTCTGGCACGCGGGGGACGTCCGCAAGGCGCTGCGCGAATGGCGCGGCGACGGCGTCATCGCCGGAGTGCTCTATCCGGACCTTTTCGCGCGGAAAACCGTTTCAGGAGTCGACTGGAAACTGGTTTCGCTGGTTCCGCTGAAAGGCCCGACCCTTCCTTACACTCTCGTGCGGGAGGATGACGCCGCCATCGGCAGACTCGCCGCGGAGTATTTCATCCGGTGCGGCTATGAAAACTTCGGCGTGTACAGCGCCTCACCGCGCGGGAAGAGTTTCGGCGAAACGCTCAAAAAGCACGGGGTCGGCCGCTGCGCCCGGCTCTCGACGAACGCGCCGGAGAAACTCCCCGGGTGGCTCGTCCGGCTGCCGAAGCCGTGCGCGGTTTTCGCGGAGAACGACTGGGACGCATCCGACGTCATCAACTCCGCGCTGCTGAGCGGCATCGCCGTTCCCTCGGAACTCTCGGTACTCGGCGTGGGCAACGACGACTGCGTCTGCCATGCGCCGGCGATTTCGCTTTCGAGCATCGACAGCCGCCTCTACCAGATCGGCCGGTGCGCGGCGGAGGAGCTCGACCGGCTCATCGACGGCGGAAAACCCGACAAAAACGGAATCTTCATCCCCCCCGCCCCGATCCCGATCGAACGCGAAAGCATGGATTTCGCCGTCCGCGGCGAACCGCGCATCCGGGAGATCGTCGATTATATGAGAGGCCATCTTGAACAGCGGCTGCCGATCCATTCGCTTGCGCTCCGGTTCGGACTTTCCGACTCGGCGCTCTACAAACTCTTCGCCTCGGAATTCCGGGCCTCCCCCAAACAGATCCTGCTCGAACTGCGGCTCAAACAGGCCGACGCCATGCTGAGGATGGGGAATTTCACCATGAAACAGATCGCCGAAGGCGCCGGTTTTCCGACGCTCGGGGCGTTTTTTGAGGTATTCAAGGAAAAATACGGCTGCACTCCCGGACAGTGGAGAAAAAGCCTCTCACGCTTTACAACGATGCAGGAAGAACAACGATGA
- a CDS encoding IS1595 family transposase codes for MQGTVFQDSHIPLITWFRAIWYICSQKNGASALGLQRVLGLGSYRTAWLMLHKLRRAMVRPRRDCLSGVVEVDETYIGGVHEGKRGRGADGKSIVMVAAECDGKGTGRIRLLRINGVDSLTLTSAVSELVFPGSKILTDEWGGYNSLSKNGYIHEIHVVSGEILPRCHRAISLLKRWILGTLQGSIAPEHLQDYLNEFTFRYNRRKSKSRGLLFYRLLQYAVETAPVTYDEIKIAQPVG; via the coding sequence TTGCAAGGAACTGTTTTTCAAGATAGCCATATTCCACTGATTACATGGTTTCGCGCCATATGGTATATTTGCTCACAGAAGAATGGAGCAAGCGCACTGGGGTTGCAACGAGTGCTGGGTCTTGGAAGTTATCGCACGGCTTGGCTGATGTTGCATAAACTGCGACGTGCAATGGTTCGCCCAAGACGAGATTGCCTTTCTGGCGTTGTTGAGGTTGACGAAACATATATTGGCGGGGTTCACGAAGGAAAGCGCGGACGCGGTGCCGATGGAAAGAGTATCGTGATGGTCGCGGCAGAATGTGATGGCAAGGGAACTGGACGTATCCGTTTGCTACGAATCAATGGTGTTGATTCTCTAACATTGACTTCGGCAGTTTCGGAACTTGTCTTTCCGGGGTCGAAAATCCTTACCGATGAGTGGGGAGGATATAACAGCCTTTCAAAAAATGGATATATCCACGAGATTCATGTGGTGTCTGGAGAAATCCTGCCCCGTTGTCATCGGGCAATAAGTCTGTTGAAACGATGGATATTGGGTACACTGCAAGGATCAATAGCTCCTGAGCATTTGCAAGATTATCTGAATGAATTTACGTTTCGCTACAACAGAAGGAAATCAAAATCAAGGGGGCTGCTATTCTATCGTCTACTTCAATATGCTGTGGAAACTGCACCTGTCACATACGATGAAATCAAAATAGCACAACCTGTAGGGTAA
- a CDS encoding transposase, whose protein sequence is MEKRHWRKNLPEQTQQTEVSKEAKKNLLVDAVGIPLSIVVTGANRHDAAVLDELLKERMKPLDFEHYEHITQNVCLDAGYVGKADVASRHGMVPHIRPRGEEKKAIELHGFRPKRWIVEVAHSWFNRFRKIHVRYEKTACAYNALLYLAAMMITMNKIMAIYPPL, encoded by the coding sequence ATGGAAAAGCGCCATTGGCGCAAGAACTTGCCGGAGCAAACCCAACAGACCGAGGTAAGCAAGGAAGCAAAAAAAAATCTACTCGTAGACGCAGTTGGCATCCCGTTGTCGATCGTCGTAACCGGAGCCAACAGGCATGATGCAGCCGTTCTTGATGAATTACTCAAGGAGCGTATGAAGCCCCTGGATTTTGAGCATTATGAACACATTACTCAAAATGTTTGCTTGGATGCCGGATATGTCGGAAAAGCGGATGTTGCGTCAAGACATGGCATGGTGCCGCATATTCGACCTCGCGGAGAAGAAAAGAAGGCAATTGAACTGCATGGATTTCGTCCTAAACGATGGATTGTCGAGGTTGCACATTCGTGGTTCAACCGATTCAGAAAAATTCATGTCAGATACGAAAAAACCGCCTGCGCATACAATGCCTTGCTGTACTTGGCAGCTATGATGATAACGATGAATAAAATTATGGCAATTTATCCTCCGTTATGA